A part of Nocardioides sp. WS12 genomic DNA contains:
- a CDS encoding LuxR C-terminal-related transcriptional regulator yields the protein MTALPVSTPMHFDQVDRRDHSPAATLRRVSRALDDLRALTTVDQLVQRAPVALCRVGFDRAMISRVVDSDWVVERFHSEVDPAEAAEITTAARTENQRLGPNVIELEMVRRRVSLLVVDVSREPRVNPRLAAMTGSHSYVAAPIAPDGEVVGFFHADRLCAAPVTDFDREIIALFAQEFGTLVAAASLRERFDRLRTTMDNLRTSLGGMVDGCLDGPMNLVSEKQVTGVSAHPAGLAPMTGQRLTGAPEIDRLLSEREREVLKLMALGETNGRIASRLVITEGTVKSHVRHILRKLNAANRAEAVCRWLQRPGVTV from the coding sequence GTGACCGCGCTCCCCGTGTCCACGCCCATGCATTTCGATCAGGTCGACCGGCGCGACCACTCCCCTGCGGCCACCCTCCGGCGAGTCAGCCGGGCTCTGGACGACCTGCGGGCCCTCACCACGGTCGATCAGTTGGTGCAGCGGGCACCCGTGGCACTGTGCCGGGTCGGCTTCGACCGGGCCATGATCTCCCGGGTCGTCGACTCGGACTGGGTGGTCGAGCGCTTCCACAGCGAGGTCGACCCGGCCGAAGCAGCCGAGATCACCACCGCGGCGCGAACGGAGAACCAGCGCCTGGGGCCCAACGTGATCGAGCTGGAGATGGTCCGGCGCAGGGTCTCGCTGTTGGTGGTCGACGTCAGCCGCGAGCCCCGCGTGAACCCGCGGCTGGCCGCGATGACGGGCTCGCACTCCTACGTCGCTGCACCGATCGCACCCGACGGCGAAGTCGTGGGGTTCTTCCACGCCGACCGCCTGTGCGCTGCGCCGGTCACTGACTTCGACCGCGAGATCATCGCCCTGTTCGCCCAGGAGTTCGGGACGCTCGTCGCGGCCGCCAGCCTGCGCGAGCGCTTCGACCGGCTCCGCACCACGATGGACAACCTGCGTACCTCGCTCGGCGGGATGGTCGACGGCTGCCTGGACGGTCCCATGAACCTGGTCAGCGAGAAGCAGGTCACCGGCGTCTCCGCCCACCCAGCCGGACTGGCGCCCATGACGGGCCAGCGCCTCACCGGCGCCCCCGAGATCGACCGCCTGCTCTCCGAGCGCGAGCGCGAGGTGCTCAAGCTGATGGCGCTCGGTGAGACCAACGGGCGCATCGCCAGCCGTCTGGTGATCACCGAAGGCACCGTGAAGTCCCACGTGCGCCACATCCTGCGCAAGCTCAACGCCGCCAACCGCGCCGAGGCCGTCTGTCGTTGGCTCCAGCGCCCGGGCGTCACCGTCTGA
- a CDS encoding 2Fe-2S iron-sulfur cluster-binding protein: MPEVTYVLADGREMKIDVPCGQSVMDGSVRNNLPGIVAECGGSCSCATCHVYVDAAWEGHFDEVTDEERDLLEFADGSQPNSRLACQLIMSDANCGARVVVPTN, from the coding sequence ATGCCTGAGGTGACCTACGTGCTCGCCGACGGTCGGGAGATGAAGATCGACGTCCCGTGTGGCCAGAGCGTGATGGACGGCTCGGTCCGGAACAACCTTCCGGGCATCGTCGCCGAGTGCGGCGGGAGCTGTTCCTGCGCCACGTGCCACGTGTACGTCGACGCTGCCTGGGAGGGTCACTTCGACGAGGTGACCGACGAGGAGCGCGACCTGCTGGAGTTCGCTGACGGTTCGCAGCCGAACTCCCGGCTGGCCTGCCAGCTGATCATGAGTGACGCCAATTGCGGGGCCCGGGTCGTCGTACCGACGAACTGA
- a CDS encoding ferredoxin, whose amino-acid sequence MKVVHTQGMCGGVETCVELAPDYFVIGDDGQTQVAVAEVADEDLERVTHAVNECPTGALRFARDTESSHA is encoded by the coding sequence ATGAAGGTCGTGCACACGCAGGGCATGTGCGGTGGCGTGGAGACATGTGTCGAACTCGCCCCGGACTACTTCGTCATCGGGGACGACGGCCAGACCCAGGTCGCCGTCGCCGAGGTCGCCGACGAGGATCTCGAGCGGGTCACTCATGCAGTGAATGAGTGCCCCACGGGTGCCCTCCGGTTCGCCAGGGACACGGAGAGCAGCCATGCCTGA
- a CDS encoding cytochrome P450, producing the protein MTVTDETTTYVVPAEIAAQIVLPEGHVDHEKLFAAYQWLRENMPVGKAVVEGFDDLWLVSKHADIMEVERNTELFTAGGHEEPGDHNPILSNQAGDAFTKSLTGGSLRIMDALPYLDPPEHTAVKDIAGAWFRPTNLKQWEDQIRTLATEAIEKYLKQGTNEIDFIEDFALYFPLHVIMTLFGVPEEEEPRMMKLTQEFFGVADPDLQRDDVVQSPEAMAQQFAQAFQDFCGYFEGMVADRRANPRDDLSSLIANAKMENGEFYPNTFAYGWFMAIATAGHDTTSATITGAIEALGQNPDQLAKVKANPALIPDLVNEALRWASPVKHFMRRARVDTVLSGVEIKAGDRIMPLYQSANRDVDVFEAPDSFDLERRPNKHIAFGYGPHMCIGQHLAKQELRIMFEELLPRIESIELLEGRKLTQTNFVGGIKRLPVRLELN; encoded by the coding sequence ATGACTGTTACCGACGAGACCACGACGTACGTCGTACCGGCGGAGATCGCCGCCCAGATCGTCCTTCCCGAGGGACACGTCGACCACGAGAAGCTCTTCGCTGCCTACCAGTGGCTGCGCGAGAACATGCCGGTCGGCAAGGCGGTCGTCGAGGGCTTCGACGACCTGTGGCTGGTGAGCAAGCACGCCGACATCATGGAGGTCGAGCGGAACACGGAGCTGTTCACCGCGGGTGGCCACGAGGAGCCGGGCGATCACAACCCGATCCTCAGCAACCAGGCCGGTGACGCGTTCACCAAGAGCCTGACCGGCGGCAGCCTGCGAATCATGGACGCGCTTCCTTACCTCGACCCGCCGGAGCACACCGCGGTCAAGGACATCGCGGGTGCCTGGTTCCGTCCGACCAACCTCAAGCAGTGGGAGGACCAGATCCGGACCCTCGCCACCGAGGCGATCGAGAAGTACCTGAAGCAGGGTACGAACGAGATCGACTTCATCGAGGACTTCGCGCTCTACTTCCCCCTCCACGTCATCATGACGCTCTTCGGTGTCCCCGAGGAGGAGGAGCCGCGGATGATGAAGCTCACCCAGGAGTTCTTCGGAGTCGCTGACCCCGACCTGCAGCGTGACGACGTCGTCCAGAGCCCCGAGGCCATGGCCCAGCAGTTCGCACAGGCCTTCCAGGACTTCTGCGGGTATTTCGAGGGCATGGTCGCCGACCGCCGCGCCAACCCGCGCGACGACCTGTCGTCGCTCATCGCCAACGCGAAGATGGAGAACGGGGAGTTCTACCCCAACACGTTCGCCTACGGCTGGTTCATGGCGATTGCCACGGCCGGGCACGACACCACGTCGGCCACCATCACCGGCGCGATCGAGGCACTCGGTCAGAACCCGGACCAGCTCGCCAAGGTCAAGGCCAACCCGGCACTCATCCCGGACCTGGTCAACGAGGCGCTCCGCTGGGCATCTCCGGTCAAGCACTTCATGCGCCGCGCCCGTGTCGACACCGTGCTCAGCGGCGTCGAGATCAAGGCCGGCGACCGCATCATGCCTCTCTACCAGTCGGCCAACCGGGACGTTGACGTCTTCGAGGCCCCGGACTCGTTCGACCTCGAGCGGCGTCCCAACAAGCACATTGCCTTCGGCTACGGCCCGCACATGTGCATCGGCCAGCACCTGGCCAAGCAGGAGCTCAGGATCATGTTCGAAGAGCTGCTGCCTCGCATCGAGTCGATCGAGCTGCTCGAGGGTCGCAAGCTGACCCAGACCAACTTCGTCGGGGGCATCAAGCGCCTTCCGGTTCGCCTCGAGCTGAACTGA
- a CDS encoding aldehyde dehydrogenase, whose translation MSTMEYDKLYVAGDWRTPAGSDRIDVRSATTEEKIGSVPEGVEADIDAAVDSARRAFDGPDSWGNWEPARRQEVLLRFADELEKRGPETASRVSQQNGMPIVVAEAFEIPFPPLLLRYYSQLVVDQADERRPGMLGGTAVIRRQPIGVVAAIVPWNVPQGITFLKIAPALAAGCTVVLKPAPETVLDAFLMAEAAVAAGLPEGVLNIVPGGRELGAYLVEHPGVDKVSFTGSTAAGRAIAETCGRLLRPVTLELGGKSAAIVLDDADLLGNIESFFASTLLNNGQICWLGTRILAPQNRYSEVVDTIAGLASNLVIGDPLERTTQIGPLVSARQRDRVESYIAKGSADGGRLAAGGGRPADRDKGWFVQPTVFADVDPNHTIAQEEIFGPVLAVIPYSDEAQAVQIANDTDYGLGGSVWTADMERGEAFARKVRTGTIGVNHYVNDPTAPFGGIKSSGMGRELGPEGLVAFQTLQTIYLPPAAAN comes from the coding sequence ATGAGCACGATGGAATACGACAAGCTCTACGTGGCCGGAGACTGGCGCACGCCCGCCGGGTCGGACCGGATCGACGTCCGCTCGGCAACGACCGAAGAGAAGATCGGCTCCGTTCCCGAGGGTGTCGAGGCCGACATCGACGCGGCCGTCGACTCCGCCCGCCGCGCGTTCGACGGACCTGACTCGTGGGGCAACTGGGAGCCGGCTCGGCGCCAGGAGGTGCTGCTCCGGTTCGCCGACGAGCTCGAGAAGCGCGGACCCGAGACGGCGTCGCGGGTCAGCCAGCAGAACGGCATGCCGATCGTGGTTGCCGAGGCCTTCGAGATCCCGTTCCCGCCACTCCTGCTCCGTTACTACAGCCAGCTGGTCGTCGACCAGGCCGACGAGCGTCGTCCCGGCATGCTCGGTGGCACGGCGGTCATTCGCCGCCAGCCGATCGGTGTCGTCGCTGCGATCGTTCCGTGGAACGTGCCGCAGGGGATCACCTTCCTCAAGATCGCGCCCGCGCTGGCCGCAGGCTGCACCGTCGTCCTCAAGCCTGCGCCCGAGACCGTCCTCGACGCCTTCCTGATGGCGGAGGCTGCTGTTGCTGCCGGCCTGCCCGAGGGTGTCCTGAACATCGTCCCCGGCGGCCGCGAGCTCGGTGCCTACCTGGTCGAGCACCCCGGTGTCGACAAGGTCAGCTTCACGGGCTCCACGGCCGCTGGCCGCGCGATCGCCGAGACCTGTGGGCGTCTGCTCCGACCGGTGACCCTGGAGCTCGGCGGCAAGTCCGCTGCGATCGTCCTCGATGACGCCGACCTGCTCGGCAACATCGAGAGCTTCTTCGCCTCCACCCTGCTCAACAACGGTCAGATCTGCTGGCTCGGCACGCGCATCCTCGCGCCGCAGAACCGGTACAGCGAGGTGGTGGACACCATCGCCGGCCTCGCCTCCAACCTGGTGATCGGTGACCCGCTCGAGCGGACCACCCAGATCGGGCCCCTGGTCTCCGCTCGTCAGCGCGACCGGGTCGAGTCGTACATCGCCAAGGGCTCCGCCGACGGCGGGCGCCTCGCTGCGGGTGGTGGCCGTCCGGCCGACCGTGACAAGGGCTGGTTCGTCCAGCCGACCGTCTTCGCCGACGTCGACCCGAACCACACCATCGCCCAGGAGGAGATCTTCGGGCCCGTGCTCGCAGTGATCCCCTACAGCGACGAAGCGCAGGCCGTGCAGATCGCCAACGACACCGACTACGGCCTCGGCGGGTCCGTGTGGACCGCCGACATGGAGCGTGGCGAGGCATTCGCGCGCAAGGTGCGGACCGGAACGATCGGCGTCAACCACTACGTCAACGACCCGACTGCCCCCTTCGGTGGCATCAAGTCCAGCGGGATGGGGCGCGAACTGGGCCCTGAGGGCCTCGTCGCGTTCCAGACCCTCCAGACCATCTACCTCCCGCCCGCCGCGGCCAACTGA
- a CDS encoding NAD(P)-dependent alcohol dehydrogenase: MQIKAAVIHEIGGDFVIEDVEIGDPQSGEVLVEIASVGLCHTDVAAQHGHLPFPMPGVVGHEGAGVVKAIGEGVTKVAVGDKVALSFNNCGECASCKKGEPGYCASFMALNFGGVRPDGTSALSQGGTPLGSNFFGQSSFATAAIANQRNVVKLADDADLSIVGPLGCGVQTGAGAVMNSFDAQAGEALLVMGGGSVGLSGALAGVVRNLSTIIVVEPVASRRELALELGATHAIDPAAGPVSEQVRAIIPAGVDYVLDTTANVAVLGEAFASLGYRGTIGLIGVPADPEAVMFLPMMGAQVLGAKVIGIVEGDSNPDEFIPELLALHAAGKFPFDRLITKRPFGELNEAIAAQHAGEGIKIVLTHG; encoded by the coding sequence ATGCAGATCAAGGCAGCCGTCATTCACGAGATCGGTGGCGACTTCGTCATCGAGGACGTCGAGATCGGCGACCCGCAGTCCGGCGAGGTCCTCGTCGAGATCGCGTCCGTTGGCCTGTGCCACACCGACGTCGCGGCTCAGCACGGTCACCTTCCCTTCCCGATGCCGGGCGTCGTGGGCCACGAAGGTGCCGGCGTCGTCAAGGCGATCGGCGAGGGTGTCACCAAGGTCGCCGTCGGCGACAAGGTCGCCCTGTCGTTCAACAACTGTGGTGAGTGTGCGTCCTGCAAGAAGGGCGAGCCCGGCTACTGCGCCAGCTTTATGGCCCTCAACTTCGGCGGCGTCCGGCCCGACGGAACCTCCGCGCTGTCCCAGGGCGGGACTCCGCTCGGCAGCAACTTCTTCGGTCAGTCGTCCTTCGCCACGGCCGCCATCGCCAACCAGCGCAACGTCGTGAAGTTGGCCGACGACGCGGACCTGAGCATCGTCGGGCCGCTCGGCTGTGGCGTGCAGACGGGCGCCGGTGCCGTGATGAACAGCTTCGACGCCCAGGCGGGCGAAGCGCTCCTCGTCATGGGTGGTGGTTCGGTGGGCCTCTCGGGCGCCCTGGCCGGCGTGGTCCGCAACCTGAGCACGATCATCGTCGTGGAGCCGGTCGCTTCGCGTCGCGAGCTCGCGCTCGAGCTCGGCGCGACGCACGCCATCGACCCGGCCGCAGGCCCGGTCTCGGAGCAGGTTCGCGCGATCATCCCCGCCGGTGTCGACTACGTCCTCGACACCACGGCGAACGTCGCCGTACTCGGTGAGGCCTTCGCGTCGCTGGGTTATCGCGGCACGATCGGCCTGATCGGTGTTCCGGCCGACCCCGAGGCCGTCATGTTCCTTCCGATGATGGGCGCGCAGGTGCTCGGCGCCAAGGTGATCGGCATCGTCGAGGGTGACTCCAATCCGGACGAGTTCATCCCCGAACTCCTCGCTCTGCACGCCGCAGGCAAGTTCCCGTTCGACCGCCTGATCACCAAGCGGCCGTTCGGCGAGCTCAACGAGGCCATCGCGGCCCAGCACGCAGGTGAGGGCATCAAGATCGTCCTCACTCACGGCTGA
- a CDS encoding LLM class flavin-dependent oxidoreductase has translation MTTRGITVLAGGLAETVEITKAADQAGFDGAWSGEFLNRSAVVSVAAMAAATERIGVGTAIAYAVGRSPLVLANDARFLDELAGGRLTLGLGTGTRGMMVGWHGVTDPDGPASRMEELIPLLRRLWKLHEGPVKHEGRFYTCDITPTADIEAPLRTEIPIYTAGVNARMIEVAGRVSDGLICHPTLTDQYLDEIARPAIEKGAQVTGRDAADVHLKGVIITSIHDDPAVARREAAAQLAFYIAPKAYGPVMEASGYGDEAAAIQAAFRAKDHDAMIAAVSDRMLDDMAAAGTLEEVRDRVALLEKRYDHAALYSPSFTMAAERVRENTFAIIEAFSR, from the coding sequence ATGACGACACGAGGCATCACCGTGCTGGCCGGAGGGCTCGCGGAGACGGTAGAAATCACCAAGGCAGCCGATCAGGCCGGATTCGACGGCGCCTGGTCCGGCGAGTTCCTCAACCGCTCCGCCGTGGTGTCGGTGGCCGCGATGGCTGCGGCGACGGAGCGGATCGGCGTGGGCACCGCGATCGCGTACGCCGTCGGCCGCTCGCCGCTGGTGCTCGCCAACGACGCCCGCTTCCTCGACGAGCTGGCCGGCGGTCGACTCACCCTCGGCCTCGGCACCGGAACCCGCGGAATGATGGTCGGCTGGCACGGCGTCACCGACCCCGACGGGCCGGCCAGCCGCATGGAGGAGCTCATTCCCCTGCTGCGCCGGCTGTGGAAGTTGCACGAGGGCCCGGTCAAGCACGAGGGGCGCTTCTACACCTGCGACATCACCCCGACCGCGGACATCGAGGCGCCACTCCGGACCGAGATCCCGATCTACACCGCAGGTGTCAACGCGCGGATGATCGAGGTCGCCGGCCGCGTGTCCGACGGCTTGATCTGCCACCCCACGCTCACTGACCAGTACCTCGACGAGATCGCGCGCCCCGCCATCGAGAAGGGGGCGCAGGTGACGGGCCGCGATGCGGCCGACGTCCACCTCAAGGGCGTCATCATCACCTCGATCCACGACGACCCCGCTGTTGCCCGGCGCGAGGCCGCGGCGCAGCTCGCGTTCTACATCGCACCCAAGGCCTACGGCCCGGTGATGGAGGCGTCCGGCTACGGCGACGAGGCGGCGGCCATCCAGGCAGCCTTCCGCGCCAAGGACCACGACGCCATGATCGCCGCAGTGTCCGACCGGATGCTCGACGACATGGCGGCTGCCGGCACTCTCGAGGAGGTGCGGGACCGCGTCGCGCTCCTGGAGAAGCGCTACGACCACGCCGCGCTCTACTCCCCCAGCTTCACCATGGCCGCCGAGCGGGTCCGGGAGAACACCTTCGCCATCATCGAGGCCTTCAGTCGCTGA
- a CDS encoding DUF2834 domain-containing protein, with amino-acid sequence MTTNIRHAAYLIAGIVALVLTWPHAFDWMDDGGNILNPLDFFGDAIDAGGTAAFLSIDMLIAWAVFMVWVVTDSVRIGMGQKWGWFFVVLSYIGVSMAFPVYLVTRERFLDRQKQADSPTLSLAGSDQASG; translated from the coding sequence ATGACCACCAACATCCGCCACGCGGCGTACCTCATCGCCGGAATCGTCGCGCTCGTGCTCACCTGGCCCCACGCGTTCGACTGGATGGACGACGGCGGCAACATCCTGAACCCGCTGGACTTCTTCGGCGACGCGATTGATGCCGGCGGCACCGCCGCCTTCCTCAGCATCGACATGCTGATCGCCTGGGCGGTCTTCATGGTCTGGGTCGTCACCGACAGTGTCCGCATCGGCATGGGACAGAAGTGGGGCTGGTTCTTCGTCGTGCTGTCCTACATCGGTGTCTCGATGGCGTTCCCGGTCTACCTGGTCACGCGCGAGCGGTTCCTGGACCGCCAGAAGCAGGCCGACAGCCCGACCCTGTCCCTCGCAGGCAGCGATCAGGCCAGCGGGTAG
- a CDS encoding MaoC family dehydratase, which translates to MTLEITVAELAEAKDLDLGSSPWQRLEQDRIDTFATATDDHQWIHVDAERAAEGPFGKTIAHGYLTLSLVPSMLKKLMVITDHGRGTNYGLDKVRFTAAVPVDADIRLTASIPEGVRREDGGVQYRVALKVEVKGQDRPAMVGESIYLTYPLA; encoded by the coding sequence ATGACGCTGGAGATCACTGTTGCCGAGCTCGCCGAAGCCAAGGACCTGGACCTGGGTTCCTCTCCGTGGCAGCGGCTGGAGCAGGACCGCATCGACACCTTCGCGACCGCGACCGACGACCACCAGTGGATCCACGTCGACGCCGAGCGTGCCGCCGAGGGGCCGTTCGGCAAGACGATCGCCCACGGCTACCTGACGCTTTCGCTGGTCCCGTCCATGCTGAAGAAGCTGATGGTCATCACCGACCACGGACGTGGCACGAACTATGGCCTCGACAAGGTGCGGTTCACCGCAGCTGTTCCCGTGGACGCGGACATCCGGCTGACGGCGTCGATCCCCGAGGGCGTGCGGCGCGAGGACGGTGGCGTCCAGTACCGCGTCGCCCTCAAGGTCGAGGTCAAGGGTCAGGACCGCCCCGCTATGGTCGGGGAGTCGATCTACCTGACCTACCCGCTGGCCTGA
- a CDS encoding thioesterase family protein: protein MSTTALPSYDDVRELPTLLEGEVTPDFIDLNGHMNIRHYLDAGALGADVLCRRIGIDDAYRAERRLGVFTAEHHIRYFTEMHEGGKFTVHTTLVDRSARAAHLLSLILDRDAEVLSCTVEILLVGVGMDTRRPAEFAEDVAVRMDEVIRDGAGLSWPLPLSGAMGIRRNSVPK, encoded by the coding sequence ATGAGCACCACCGCCTTGCCGTCGTACGACGACGTCCGCGAACTGCCCACGCTCCTCGAGGGCGAGGTCACGCCGGACTTCATCGATCTCAACGGCCACATGAACATCCGGCACTACCTCGATGCCGGCGCTCTGGGTGCCGACGTCCTGTGCCGCCGGATCGGGATCGACGACGCCTACCGTGCCGAGCGGCGGCTGGGCGTGTTCACTGCCGAACACCACATCCGGTACTTCACCGAGATGCACGAGGGCGGGAAGTTCACGGTCCACACCACACTCGTCGACCGGTCGGCGCGCGCAGCGCACCTGCTGTCGCTGATCCTCGACCGCGACGCCGAGGTCCTGTCCTGCACGGTGGAGATCCTGCTGGTCGGCGTCGGGATGGACACGCGACGACCGGCAGAGTTCGCCGAAGACGTCGCCGTCCGGATGGACGAGGTCATCCGGGACGGCGCTGGCCTGTCCTGGCCGCTACCCCTGTCAGGCGCGATGGGCATCCGGCGCAACAGCGTCCCGAAGTAG
- a CDS encoding NAD(P)/FAD-dependent oxidoreductase, protein MTESEKTVRVEQADVVIVGARCAGSAAAVPLARAGHKVVVIDKARFPSDTMSTHVLVPNGVQELQLMGALPGILALNPTKVRRLTLHDGDLDVEERFRPFMGIDYGVCVPRDLQDQVLVEAARAAGADVRERTAMSNVVWRHGRAVGIVCRTKDDEYEIQAKLVIGADGRKSNVAGEVGSYRPYRASANGRGFAFRYVDDPLGDAAPKAYEIYRFNGHQILVLPSAPAGRTLVVNMTACENIAAYKADPEGAWAALIDEDPVLSKRMSGATNMSSIRTTTDLSSYYRASTGPGWALAGDAGHFKDPTTGNGMRDALKFGRLLGEAAATTLDRPTVLDAALQVWEAARDRDTISTYHWGNRESRPGASTALVREVLRTFAGSDEPDLSDTFNRARPIEAIITPKRMVTGLARVLRSGPDARRGLLHELRTELPLEWGSRRHRLLDGFRSTRPTATERSGWDVGTARESSWRHASDPVVLLRDAVAPDAHRA, encoded by the coding sequence GTGACTGAGAGTGAGAAGACCGTGAGAGTCGAACAGGCAGACGTCGTGATCGTGGGGGCGCGCTGCGCTGGTTCGGCCGCCGCTGTTCCGCTGGCGCGGGCCGGCCACAAGGTCGTCGTCATCGACAAGGCGCGGTTCCCCTCCGACACAATGTCGACCCACGTGCTGGTGCCCAACGGTGTGCAGGAGCTGCAGCTGATGGGCGCCCTGCCGGGCATTCTGGCCCTCAACCCGACGAAGGTGCGCCGGCTCACGTTGCACGACGGTGACCTCGATGTCGAGGAGCGCTTTCGTCCGTTCATGGGCATCGACTACGGCGTCTGCGTGCCGCGCGATCTCCAGGACCAGGTGCTGGTCGAGGCTGCCCGTGCGGCGGGCGCCGATGTCCGCGAGCGCACGGCGATGAGCAACGTGGTGTGGCGTCACGGCCGCGCGGTCGGCATCGTCTGCCGCACCAAGGACGACGAGTACGAGATCCAGGCCAAGCTCGTGATCGGGGCCGACGGCCGCAAGTCCAATGTCGCAGGCGAAGTGGGCTCGTACCGGCCCTACCGTGCCTCGGCCAACGGGCGCGGTTTCGCGTTCCGTTACGTCGACGACCCCCTCGGGGATGCGGCCCCCAAGGCCTACGAGATCTACCGCTTCAACGGTCACCAGATCCTGGTCCTCCCGTCGGCGCCGGCCGGTCGCACCCTGGTGGTGAACATGACCGCGTGCGAGAACATCGCCGCCTACAAGGCCGACCCGGAAGGCGCCTGGGCAGCCCTGATCGACGAGGACCCGGTGCTCTCGAAGCGGATGAGCGGCGCCACCAACATGAGCAGCATCCGTACGACGACCGACCTGTCGTCGTACTACCGCGCGTCCACGGGCCCCGGTTGGGCCCTGGCCGGCGACGCCGGTCACTTCAAGGACCCGACGACGGGCAACGGCATGCGCGATGCGTTGAAATTCGGTCGCCTGCTCGGTGAGGCCGCCGCCACGACGCTGGATCGCCCTACGGTCCTCGACGCCGCCCTGCAGGTCTGGGAGGCCGCTCGCGACCGCGACACCATCTCGACCTACCACTGGGGCAACCGCGAGTCCCGGCCCGGAGCAAGCACCGCGCTGGTCAGGGAGGTCCTGCGGACCTTCGCCGGCAGCGACGAGCCGGATCTGTCCGACACGTTCAACCGGGCCCGTCCGATCGAAGCCATTATCACGCCCAAGCGGATGGTGACCGGTCTGGCGCGAGTTCTCCGGTCCGGTCCCGATGCACGGCGGGGTCTGCTCCACGAGCTCAGGACAGAACTGCCACTGGAGTGGGGATCGCGCCGGCACCGTCTTCTCGACGGCTTCCGTTCCACGCGACCGACCGCGACCGAGCGATCAGGCTGGGACGTGGGGACCGCACGCGAGTCGTCGTGGCGCCATGCATCGGACCCGGTGGTGCTACTTCGGGACGCTGTTGCGCCGGATGCCCATCGCGCCTGA
- a CDS encoding nuclear transport factor 2 family protein: protein MTTSKTAPSSTLEQNRAVASEFFTAVHERDIDRMQAVWKPGSIDAFPGFRTMTVPDEQRGFFLAFFDAFHDWKVEVLDITCEGDVAAVHWRLTAGFTGPGLFDGFTHTGAKGTVQGFDRLVIQDGKIVHLDAYLDTTEMARVIGLMPPAGSGMDKGMKKMVNAQTRIKRALKRS, encoded by the coding sequence ATGACAACGTCCAAAACCGCCCCCTCATCGACCCTCGAGCAGAACCGCGCGGTGGCGAGCGAGTTCTTCACCGCCGTCCACGAGCGCGACATCGACCGCATGCAGGCAGTGTGGAAGCCGGGCTCGATCGACGCCTTCCCCGGGTTCCGGACGATGACGGTGCCCGATGAGCAGCGCGGGTTCTTCCTCGCATTCTTCGACGCCTTCCACGACTGGAAGGTCGAAGTTCTCGACATCACCTGCGAAGGCGATGTCGCCGCTGTCCACTGGCGGCTGACGGCGGGATTCACCGGGCCTGGCCTGTTCGACGGCTTCACCCACACCGGCGCCAAGGGCACGGTCCAGGGCTTCGACCGCCTGGTCATCCAGGACGGCAAGATCGTTCACCTCGACGCCTACCTCGACACCACCGAGATGGCGCGCGTCATCGGCCTAATGCCGCCGGCCGGCAGCGGCATGGACAAGGGGATGAAGAAGATGGTCAACGCGCAGACTCGCATCAAGCGAGCCCTCAAGCGCTCCTGA
- a CDS encoding enoyl-CoA hydratase-related protein — protein sequence MDNFTDITYEVENGLAWITINRPERFNAFRAQTVDELVLAFKRAWASNEVGTICLTGAGDKAFCAGGDQKQRMETGDYGPSTSGLFEVEALHRVIRDVPKPVIAAVNGLAIGGGHVLHVLADLTIAADTASFGQNGPRVGSFDAGLGSGYLARVVGEKRAREIWFMLRRLSAEEALDWGLVNKVVPAADLKDEVRAWADNMNSFSPTALKVLKQSFNQDTEHFVALGQSAVTTLKLFGETPEAKEGITAFNEKRKPDFSQYRGN from the coding sequence ATGGACAACTTCACTGACATCACCTACGAGGTCGAGAACGGCCTCGCCTGGATCACCATCAACCGCCCCGAGCGGTTCAACGCGTTCCGCGCGCAGACCGTCGACGAGCTCGTCCTCGCCTTCAAGCGCGCCTGGGCCAGCAACGAGGTCGGCACCATCTGTCTGACCGGTGCGGGCGACAAGGCGTTCTGTGCCGGCGGCGACCAGAAGCAGCGGATGGAGACCGGCGACTACGGCCCCTCGACCAGTGGCCTGTTCGAGGTCGAGGCCCTCCACCGCGTGATCCGCGACGTCCCGAAGCCGGTCATCGCTGCCGTCAACGGCCTCGCCATCGGCGGCGGCCACGTCCTGCACGTCCTTGCCGACCTCACCATCGCCGCGGACACCGCCAGCTTCGGCCAGAACGGTCCCCGCGTCGGCAGCTTCGATGCAGGTCTCGGCTCGGGCTACCTCGCGCGCGTCGTCGGCGAGAAGCGCGCCCGCGAGATCTGGTTCATGCTGCGTCGCCTCAGCGCCGAAGAAGCCCTGGACTGGGGCCTGGTCAACAAGGTCGTCCCGGCCGCCGACCTGAAGGACGAGGTCCGCGCGTGGGCCGACAACATGAACTCGTTCTCCCCGACCGCGCTCAAGGTGCTCAAGCAGTCGTTCAACCAGGACACCGAGCACTTCGTTGCCCTCGGCCAGTCGGCGGTCACCACCCTCAAGCTGTTCGGCGAGACGCCGGAGGCCAAGGAGGGCATCACTGCGTTCAACGAGAAGCGCAAGCCTGACTTCTCGCAGTACCGCGGAAACTGA